The Pseudomonas sp. IAC-BECa141 genome contains the following window.
TGCTGGCGGCGCAGACCCTCGGCCGTTATCTGCAGGATCACGGCTGGCAAAAAGTCCATCTGCAGGCTTACGACCCGGCGGCGGACAGCTTGCCGCTGGGCTCACGCTCGGTGTTTTACCTGGGCAGCGGTGGTGGTTTCAGTCGGCTGGCGACCGGATTGCAGAATGCCGGGCAGGTGCCTTATCTGTTTGCCGCATCGAGCCAGGTGGCGGGGGATCTGCTGCAAGTGCCGGAGGGATTTTCCCGGCGAGTGTTTCTGGCGTATCCGTTCGTGCCCAGCGACTGGACCCAGGCCGGGCGCATGGCGCTGACGCTGTTGCGCGAACATCAGGGCCTCGGCGCCCAGCACGCGGTGCTGCAAGTCGGCGCTTACGCCTCGATGCTGTTGTTCAGCGAAGGCATGAAGCAGGCCGGCCGCGACGCCAGCCGCGAAAAACTGGTGGCGGCGCTCGAAGGCCTGCACGACTTCGACACCGGCCTGACCCCGCGCCTGAGCTTCGGCCCCGGCCGACGATCAGGCCTGAGCGGGGCGCACGTGGTCACCGTTGACTTGCCCGACCAGCGTTTTTACCTAGTCGCTCCCTACAAACCGATTATTGCCACGCCCTGACCGGAGGCCCTGATCATGAAGCTCAAAACCCTGTGTTTGCTGCTGACAGGCTGGTTGTCGGTGGCGCTCGCGAACGATGAACCGGTGGCCGCCCGGGTCAACGGCGAGGCGATTTCCGGGTTTCGCCTGGAACGCTATTTCGCCGAGTACCTGGAAGATCAAGGCCGCGCGGTGGCGAGCATCCGCAACCCGAAGGCCTATAAACAACTGCGGCAGGCCGCGCTGGATGCGTTGATCGACAAGGAACTGCTCTGGCAGGAATCGCGCAAGCGCGGGGTCAGGATCGATGAGCAAACGGTGCGCGATCAGGTCGAGCAGACCCGTACCGCGATCGGTGGCACCGATAAATTCCTCCAGCGTTTGCAAGACGCCGGTTTCGACGAGACCTCGTTCACCGAGTACACCCACCGCGAACTGGCGGCGCAGCGGATGTTCGCCGAGCTGACCCGGGTCCAGGCCCCGGACGAGCAAACGGTGCGGGCTTTCTTTGAAGAACACCGCGCTGAAATGGGCGCGCCGGAGCAGGTGCAGGCCCGGCACATTCTGATCAAGGTTGCCGGCGATGCCGACGCCGCCACGGTTGAAGCGGCGCGGCTACGCTTGATGCAAATGCGGGCGGCTATCGCTGAGGGGCAAACCTTTGCTAGCGTCGCCCAATCGGGATCGGAAGATGTCACCGCCCGCCAGGGCGGGGACCTGGGGTATTTCGCCCGTGGGCAAATGGTGCCGGCCTTTGAAACGGCGGCGTTTGCCCTCAAGCCTGGCGAAGTCAGCGAGGCGGTGCGTACACCGTTCGGCTGGCATTTGATTTTTGTCGAGAACCACAAGGAGGCGGCCGATGTCCCAGAGGAGCAAGGGCTGGAAACAGTCAGGGCGTACCTCGCCCGACAGCAACAGACCCAGGCTCGTCGTCAGGTGCTCGCGCAGTTGCGGGCAGAGAACAGGATCGAACGAATTGACGACGACTGAAGGTTCCCCCCCAAAAGTGGGGAATGGCTTCGATGCCCATTCAGGTGCTTCCCCGTTTCTGGGGAACGGGGTACCGGGACGAGCGGGCATTTCCATTCAATTCAAGGACATGAAGACAAAAAATTACCGGCACTCAGCCTGGCATGAAGTGTGCGTTACCTCTTGTGAGGCGCACTCCAGCAGGTTCGGGTCATTGAATTTCAATTGCCGGCACTTGAGGTTTCAGGGAGTCCACCTTGGTTAACAAAGTACTGGTTGTCGAAGACGAACAGCTGCTTGCACAGAACCTTCAGGATTATCTGTCGGCGCAAGGGCTGGAAGTCCGGATTGCACATGACGGCGCAGAGGGAATCGGCCTGGCCGAGACTTTCGCCCCCGACGTGCTGGTGTTCGATTACCGCTTGCCCGATATGGAAGGGTTCGAGGTGCTCGACGCGGTCCGCCAGAACAGGACGTGTCATTTCGTGCTGATAACGGGTCACCCGACCGCTGAAGTCTGTGAGCGGGCGCGGCAACTGGGGGTCAGTCACATCCTGTTCAAACCGTTTCCACTGGCGGAACTGGCCCGAGCTGTCTGTGACCTTCTGGGGATCCAGCGCGAAGAGAAACCCGGTGCGAGCCCATCCGAAGGCTTCGTCGAACGACGCCAGAGCAGGACCGAGAGCTTCCCGTTGCAGTTGTACGATGGCAGTTGGGTGCTGGCGGACCGCCGACGAAACCGGTCGGAGGCCATGGCACCGGACGACGATCAAATGCTCACCGGGGAGTAATGGCGCGATAGACGTTCCGGCACTCGCCGAACCCGCCTCCCGCGCCGTCAGGGCCTCAAGCCCCGGGTGTTGGAGAGCAAGCCATGGATCGTCTGTCCGTTGTCGTCGAACCGCTGTCGGTCACTCCTCCACAGGAGGCACAGACCCCGCCCCGCTTTTCCAGTGAGCAACTGGCCCAGGCCCGGGCACGGGCCAGCACTTCCGGGGAACGGGTGCTCGATGCGCTGGCCGTGCTCTGTGAGCTGGCGCCGATGCCGTTCATTGCCAGCCTTGGCGCCACCCTGCATTACCCGGTGCTCGACACCGACACGCTGTTTCTGGCGACCCCGGTGTTCGACCGGGTCACCCTCGCGCAATGCCTCAAACGTGAATTCATCCTGCTGCGCCACAACGACGAAGTCATCGGCGTCTTCGCCGACCCCTTCGACACGTCGCGCCTGGCCTGGATCGACGAATGCCTGCACGGCGCGCCGCTGTACCTGGTGCACGCCGACGACCTCAAGGCCTATCTGGCCCGCCACGAAGAAAGCTTCCACGCCGTCGAATCGCTCAACGCCCAGGCCGATGCCGGCAGCGAGACCGACACCCTGCAAAGCCTGTCGCTGACCAGCATCAGCGAAGACTCGAGCGTGGTGGTGAAACTGGTCAACTCGACCCTGTACGACGCGCTGAAAATGCACGCCAGCGACATCCACCTCGGCACCACCGGCCATGGCCTGGTGATCAAGTACCGGATCGACGGCGTGCTGAACAACATCGGCAAGATCCAGGGCAGCGAGTTCGCCGAGCAGGTGATCTCGCGGGTCAAGGTCATGGCCGAACTGGACATCGGCGAAAAACGCGTGCCCCAGGACGGTCGCTTCAAAATCGGCATCAGCGGCCGGCAGATCGACTTCCGGGTGTCGATCATGCCGAGCATCTTCGGCGAAGACGCGGTGCTGCGGGTGCTGGACAAACAGGACCTGGCCGACAAGGTCTGCGGCGTACAACTTCAGGCGCTGGGCTTTGAAGACGAAACCCTGCGGCAACTGCGCCGTCTGGCTGCCGAACCCTACGGCATGGTGCTGGTGACCGGCCCCACCGGCAGCGGCAAGACCACCACGCTGTACGCGATGATCACCGAGATCAACCACGGTGTGGACAAGATCATCACCATCGAAGACCCGGTGGAATATCAGCTGCCGGGGGTGTTGCAAATTCCGGTCAACGAGAAGAAGGGCCTGACCTTCGCCCGTGGCCTGCGCTCGATCCTGCGTCACGACCCGGACAAGATCATGGTCGGCGAGATCCGCGACCCGGACACCGCGCAGATCGCCGTGCAATCGGCACTCACCGGGCACCTGGTGTTCACCACCATTCACGCCAACAACGTGTTCGACGTGATCGGTCGTTTTACCCAGATGGAAATCGACCCCTACAGTCTGGTGTCGGCGCTCAACGCGATTCTCGCCCAGCGCCTGATCCGGCTGGTGTGCAGCAGTTGCAGCACTCCGGTCAACCCGAGCGATGAAGAGCTGCG
Protein-coding sequences here:
- a CDS encoding peptidylprolyl isomerase, with product MKLKTLCLLLTGWLSVALANDEPVAARVNGEAISGFRLERYFAEYLEDQGRAVASIRNPKAYKQLRQAALDALIDKELLWQESRKRGVRIDEQTVRDQVEQTRTAIGGTDKFLQRLQDAGFDETSFTEYTHRELAAQRMFAELTRVQAPDEQTVRAFFEEHRAEMGAPEQVQARHILIKVAGDADAATVEAARLRLMQMRAAIAEGQTFASVAQSGSEDVTARQGGDLGYFARGQMVPAFETAAFALKPGEVSEAVRTPFGWHLIFVENHKEAADVPEEQGLETVRAYLARQQQTQARRQVLAQLRAENRIERIDDD
- a CDS encoding response regulator encodes the protein MVNKVLVVEDEQLLAQNLQDYLSAQGLEVRIAHDGAEGIGLAETFAPDVLVFDYRLPDMEGFEVLDAVRQNRTCHFVLITGHPTAEVCERARQLGVSHILFKPFPLAELARAVCDLLGIQREEKPGASPSEGFVERRQSRTESFPLQLYDGSWVLADRRRNRSEAMAPDDDQMLTGE
- a CDS encoding GspE/PulE family protein, translating into MDRLSVVVEPLSVTPPQEAQTPPRFSSEQLAQARARASTSGERVLDALAVLCELAPMPFIASLGATLHYPVLDTDTLFLATPVFDRVTLAQCLKREFILLRHNDEVIGVFADPFDTSRLAWIDECLHGAPLYLVHADDLKAYLARHEESFHAVESLNAQADAGSETDTLQSLSLTSISEDSSVVVKLVNSTLYDALKMHASDIHLGTTGHGLVIKYRIDGVLNNIGKIQGSEFAEQVISRVKVMAELDIGEKRVPQDGRFKIGISGRQIDFRVSIMPSIFGEDAVLRVLDKQDLADKVCGVQLQALGFEDETLRQLRRLAAEPYGMVLVTGPTGSGKTTTLYAMITEINHGVDKIITIEDPVEYQLPGVLQIPVNEKKGLTFARGLRSILRHDPDKIMVGEIRDPDTAQIAVQSALTGHLVFTTIHANNVFDVIGRFTQMEIDPYSLVSALNAILAQRLIRLVCSSCSTPVNPSDEELRASGLDPQQVDHYHFVHGKGCGHCRGSGYRGRTAIAELLHLDDELRQMIVERQPITQIKALACARGLRLLRESALELVEHGRTTLEEINRVTFIA